Proteins encoded within one genomic window of Haloplanus vescus:
- a CDS encoding phosphohexomutase domain-containing protein, giving the protein MEHFGTAGIRGGVQTDVTPALATAVGRAVARHAHDETGQAPEVVVGRDGRTTGEALAAAVEAGALSGGATVHRVGVVPTPALAFASRGRYGVMLTASHNPPGDNGIKCFVDGVEFDREREEAIERRLAADDPPVVWDAWGEARETAVIDDYRAAVVDYAREFGAPLDGLSVVVDCGNGMGALATPAVLRALGAAVETLHANVDGHFPGRESKPTPESLTGLRRYVADGDAELGVGHDGDADRIVVVDGEGDIVHEDTVLAILAERFVRASDAADPVVVTTPNASARIDERVRAAGGRVERVRLGALHEGIARVRDDGGTVVFAAEPWKHVHPAFGGWIDAVASAAVFARHVAGEGLDALRAPVTERPYRKVSVACPDDAKAAVMERLATTLPETFPEASVDTEYGVRLERPDGSWLLVRPSGTEAYVRLYAESDDVDELVATARAAIDRAVDAATA; this is encoded by the coding sequence ATGGAACACTTCGGAACCGCGGGCATCCGCGGCGGCGTGCAGACCGACGTGACGCCCGCCCTCGCGACGGCAGTCGGGCGAGCGGTCGCCCGTCACGCCCACGACGAGACGGGGCAGGCCCCCGAGGTGGTCGTCGGTCGCGACGGGCGGACCACGGGTGAGGCGCTCGCTGCCGCCGTCGAGGCCGGCGCGCTCTCGGGCGGCGCGACGGTCCACCGAGTCGGCGTGGTGCCGACGCCAGCGCTGGCCTTCGCCTCTCGCGGCCGGTACGGTGTGATGCTCACCGCCTCGCACAACCCGCCGGGCGACAACGGCATCAAGTGCTTCGTCGACGGCGTCGAGTTCGACCGGGAACGCGAGGAAGCCATCGAGCGTCGACTGGCGGCAGACGATCCGCCGGTCGTGTGGGACGCGTGGGGAGAGGCTCGCGAAACGGCCGTCATCGACGACTACCGTGCGGCCGTCGTCGACTACGCCCGTGAATTCGGCGCGCCGCTGGACGGCCTGTCGGTCGTCGTCGACTGCGGGAACGGGATGGGCGCGCTCGCCACCCCGGCGGTCCTCCGCGCCCTCGGCGCAGCGGTCGAGACGCTCCACGCGAACGTCGACGGCCACTTCCCCGGCCGCGAGAGCAAGCCGACGCCCGAGTCGCTGACGGGGCTCCGCCGCTACGTCGCCGACGGCGACGCCGAACTCGGGGTCGGTCACGACGGCGACGCCGACCGCATCGTCGTCGTCGACGGCGAGGGCGACATCGTCCACGAGGACACCGTCCTCGCTATCCTTGCCGAGCGATTCGTCCGCGCGAGCGACGCCGCCGACCCGGTGGTGGTGACGACGCCCAACGCCTCGGCGCGCATCGACGAACGCGTCCGGGCGGCGGGCGGGCGGGTCGAACGCGTCCGTCTCGGCGCCCTCCACGAGGGCATCGCGCGCGTCCGCGACGACGGGGGCACCGTCGTCTTCGCGGCAGAACCGTGGAAGCACGTCCACCCTGCGTTCGGCGGGTGGATAGACGCCGTCGCCAGCGCGGCGGTGTTCGCCCGCCACGTCGCCGGCGAGGGCTTGGACGCCCTCCGCGCGCCCGTCACGGAACGACCCTATCGAAAGGTGAGCGTCGCCTGCCCCGACGACGCCAAGGCGGCAGTCATGGAGCGACTGGCGACGACACTCCCCGAGACGTTCCCCGAGGCGAGCGTCGACACCGAGTACGGCGTCCGCCTCGAACGCCCCGACGGGTCGTGGCTCCTCGTCCGACCCAGCGGCACCGAGGCGTACGTCCGCCTCTACGCCGAGAGCGACGACGTGGACGAACTCGTCGCCACGGCGCGGGCGGCGATAGACAGAGCGGTCGACGCGGCGACGGCGTAA
- a CDS encoding geranylgeranyl reductase family protein has protein sequence MTTHEYDVVVVGAGTAGCYAAAALARAGLDVVVVERKDEAEAGHIACGDALKGADAFPEAIPKSKIQDAFTNTGVDHGRFELPQHDTVLNIPIPGELAVIDRLEYGRRIIDGASEAGADFHYDTVVQDVRQEGDRVTGVRATRKGDPVTYEAQVTMDAAGALSILQDKTEFDDTTFDTNVSYSQFCSAYREIVEVPDPVEWDDALVFKPTERAAGYLWYFPRTETTINAGLGFQMTEEPMKLVQDLRRDLEQRPEFAGAEVQDKLGAALPTRRPYDSAVAPGFVAVGDAAGHVNPTTGGGIAGAAYAGTYAAEAIIDAIDDPTEAALWEYNERVMDHFGGRYAGLDVYNVLSTAVDVDDLMGLLAALPGEKLAEALYSGSTSMGLALKVKSAVKSFGYWSTILDFYRTKQLAEELMDQYDAYPDHPSALDSWQADRDAVMERVYETTGAEPKY, from the coding sequence ATGACCACCCACGAGTACGACGTCGTCGTCGTCGGGGCGGGCACCGCCGGCTGTTACGCGGCGGCGGCCCTCGCTCGCGCCGGCCTCGACGTCGTCGTCGTCGAGCGGAAAGACGAGGCGGAGGCCGGTCACATCGCGTGTGGCGACGCACTGAAAGGCGCCGACGCCTTCCCCGAGGCCATCCCCAAGTCGAAGATTCAGGACGCCTTCACGAACACGGGCGTCGACCACGGCCGCTTCGAACTCCCCCAGCACGACACGGTGCTGAACATCCCCATCCCGGGCGAACTCGCCGTCATCGACCGCCTGGAGTACGGTCGACGCATCATCGACGGCGCGTCCGAGGCGGGCGCCGACTTCCACTACGACACCGTCGTGCAGGACGTGAGACAAGAGGGCGACCGAGTGACCGGCGTCCGCGCGACGCGGAAGGGCGACCCCGTCACCTACGAAGCGCAGGTGACCATGGACGCGGCGGGCGCGCTCTCGATTCTGCAGGACAAGACGGAGTTCGACGACACCACCTTCGACACCAACGTCTCGTACTCGCAGTTCTGCTCGGCGTACCGCGAAATCGTCGAGGTGCCCGACCCGGTCGAGTGGGACGACGCCCTCGTGTTCAAGCCCACCGAACGCGCCGCGGGCTACCTCTGGTACTTCCCGCGGACGGAGACGACCATCAACGCCGGCCTCGGCTTCCAGATGACCGAGGAACCCATGAAACTGGTCCAAGACCTCCGTCGCGACCTCGAACAGCGACCGGAGTTCGCGGGCGCGGAGGTGCAGGACAAACTCGGCGCCGCCCTCCCCACTCGCCGCCCCTACGACTCCGCGGTGGCGCCGGGATTCGTCGCCGTCGGCGACGCCGCCGGGCACGTCAACCCGACCACCGGCGGCGGCATCGCTGGCGCGGCCTACGCCGGTACCTACGCCGCCGAAGCCATCATCGACGCCATCGACGACCCCACCGAAGCCGCGCTCTGGGAGTACAACGAGCGCGTGATGGACCACTTCGGCGGGCGCTACGCCGGCCTCGACGTGTACAACGTGCTCTCGACGGCCGTCGACGTCGACGACCTGATGGGACTCTTGGCGGCGCTCCCCGGCGAGAAACTCGCCGAAGCGCTCTACTCCGGGTCCACCTCGATGGGCCTCGCGCTGAAGGTGAAGAGTGCGGTCAAGAGCTTCGGCTACTGGAGCACCATCCTCGACTTCTACCGGACGAAGCAACTGGCCGAGGAACTGATGGACCAGTACGACGCCTACCCCGACCACCCGTCGGCACTCGACTCGTGGCAGGCCGACCGTGACGCGGTCATGGAGCGAGTGTACGAGACGACCGGCGCCGAGCCGAAGTACTGA
- a CDS encoding MFS transporter, translating to MNLSIGRPPFGGSTWQVVTIATGWLVLLFVGAYLITPASVLTLVMADLAVTEATAAALVSTPQVAATVIGIPVGIYLDRIESRAAVPAAASILLAGSVGDWFAASGGRVSLLIATRLLAGVGMFVLWVVSIDVASSTFPPDRRATATSVIISGYPAGYALGQLGAPRLADIVGWPGVFPLFGGAVLLTSLVFYVVVGRVSRFQTATDPMTRAEFGRVLRNRNVWAVVAVTILGYSLYMVFNSWMPTYITRRFGVSLAESGAFVALFPAVGILARPTGGWLSDTVFTQRRRPVFAASFVGATALAVAMFYSATIAVLVAMLVLAGAFIQLQIGLMYQSIQEFVDPTAAGTAVSLASVAGWLGSFVAPVVAGELVSITGTYAVLFVFAAGLGVVGALTVWQMAESGTPSASA from the coding sequence TTGAACCTCAGCATCGGCCGACCCCCCTTCGGCGGTTCGACGTGGCAGGTCGTAACCATCGCGACCGGGTGGCTGGTGCTCCTGTTCGTCGGTGCCTACCTGATAACCCCCGCCAGCGTCCTGACTCTCGTGATGGCCGACCTCGCCGTCACCGAGGCGACCGCTGCCGCACTCGTCTCGACGCCGCAGGTCGCCGCGACGGTCATCGGCATTCCCGTCGGCATCTATCTCGACCGTATCGAAAGCCGCGCGGCCGTCCCGGCCGCGGCGTCCATCCTCCTCGCCGGGAGCGTCGGCGACTGGTTCGCCGCGAGTGGCGGACGTGTCTCCCTCCTCATCGCCACCCGATTACTCGCCGGCGTCGGCATGTTCGTCCTGTGGGTGGTCAGTATCGACGTAGCTTCGAGCACGTTCCCTCCCGACCGGCGCGCGACGGCGACGTCGGTCATCATCTCGGGGTATCCGGCGGGGTACGCCCTCGGCCAGCTCGGGGCGCCGCGCCTCGCCGACATCGTCGGCTGGCCGGGCGTGTTTCCGCTGTTCGGCGGTGCGGTGTTGCTGACCTCGCTCGTGTTCTACGTCGTGGTCGGCCGCGTCTCGCGCTTCCAGACGGCCACGGACCCCATGACGCGCGCCGAGTTCGGCCGGGTGTTGCGAAACCGGAACGTGTGGGCCGTCGTCGCTGTCACGATTCTCGGCTACTCGCTGTACATGGTGTTCAACTCGTGGATGCCGACGTACATCACCCGCCGGTTCGGCGTCTCGCTGGCCGAGAGCGGCGCGTTCGTCGCCCTGTTCCCCGCCGTCGGGATTCTCGCCCGCCCCACGGGTGGCTGGCTCTCGGATACGGTGTTCACCCAGCGACGGCGCCCCGTCTTCGCCGCCTCGTTCGTCGGCGCGACTGCGCTGGCCGTCGCCATGTTTTACAGCGCGACGATTGCGGTGTTGGTCGCGATGCTCGTCCTCGCGGGGGCGTTCATCCAGCTCCAAATCGGCTTGATGTACCAGTCCATTCAGGAGTTCGTCGACCCTACCGCCGCTGGGACGGCCGTCTCACTCGCGAGTGTGGCCGGGTGGCTGGGGTCGTTCGTCGCGCCCGTCGTGGCCGGCGAATTGGTCAGCATCACCGGAACCTACGCCGTCCTGTTCGTGTTCGCGGCCGGTCTCGGCGTCGTCGGCGCTCTCACCGTCTGGCAGATGGCCGAGTCCGGGACGCCGTCCGCGTCGGCCTGA
- a CDS encoding amidohydrolase: protein MSVADDLLDLRRDLHRHPEPAWREFYTTARLVDELEKRPLDALYVGPEVLADERRGVPDEDELDAWLARARDAGAREDVLDRLTGGYTGLVAVLEQGPGPTVGVRVDIDALPITEADDPSHRPAADGFRSENEGFMHACGHDAHATVGIGVIDAILESDFSGTLKVFFQPSEETVSGGEPMAKGGHLDDVDYLLALHVGLDHPTGEVVAGVDGFLAVRHFRAEFSGASAHAGGHPERGRNAVQAMAAAIQNLYSIPRNHDGATRVNAGLVGGGTASNIVPEEAFIEGEVRGETTDLMEYMDDHAQRILRTAADMHDCEVSVTGGGRAPSGESDDELAAVVGAVAEATPGVDSVLDTDSLGGSEDATYLMRHVQERGGLASFVCIGTDHPGGHHTPTFDVDEETIRIAIDVFGETIERLGREAV from the coding sequence ATGAGCGTCGCCGACGACTTGCTCGACCTTCGCCGTGACCTCCACCGCCACCCCGAACCCGCGTGGCGCGAGTTCTACACCACCGCACGCCTCGTCGACGAACTGGAAAAACGGCCGCTCGACGCCCTCTACGTCGGTCCCGAGGTGCTCGCCGACGAGCGACGGGGCGTCCCCGACGAGGACGAACTCGACGCGTGGCTGGCTCGCGCCCGCGACGCCGGGGCGCGCGAGGACGTACTCGACCGCCTCACGGGCGGCTACACCGGCCTCGTCGCCGTCCTCGAACAGGGCCCGGGACCGACCGTGGGCGTCCGCGTCGACATCGACGCCCTCCCCATCACGGAGGCCGACGACCCGTCACACCGCCCCGCCGCCGACGGCTTCCGCTCCGAGAACGAGGGGTTCATGCACGCCTGCGGGCACGACGCCCACGCCACCGTCGGCATCGGCGTCATCGACGCCATCCTCGAAAGCGACTTCTCGGGCACGCTCAAGGTGTTCTTCCAGCCCAGCGAGGAGACCGTCTCCGGCGGCGAACCCATGGCGAAAGGTGGCCACTTAGACGACGTAGACTACCTCCTCGCACTCCACGTCGGTCTCGACCACCCGACCGGCGAAGTCGTCGCCGGCGTCGACGGCTTCCTCGCGGTGCGCCACTTCCGGGCCGAGTTCTCGGGCGCGTCCGCCCACGCGGGCGGCCATCCGGAACGCGGCCGCAACGCCGTGCAGGCGATGGCGGCGGCGATTCAGAACCTCTACTCGATTCCCCGCAACCACGACGGCGCGACGCGCGTCAACGCCGGTCTCGTCGGCGGCGGCACCGCCTCGAATATCGTCCCCGAGGAGGCGTTCATCGAGGGCGAGGTGCGCGGCGAGACGACCGACCTCATGGAGTACATGGACGACCATGCCCAGCGAATCCTCCGGACCGCCGCGGACATGCACGACTGCGAGGTGTCGGTGACCGGCGGGGGGCGAGCGCCGAGCGGTGAGAGCGACGACGAACTCGCCGCAGTCGTCGGCGCCGTCGCCGAAGCGACGCCCGGCGTCGACAGCGTCCTCGACACCGACAGCCTCGGCGGAAGCGAGGACGCCACCTACCTGATGCGACACGTCCAAGAGCGGGGCGGCCTCGCCTCGTTCGTCTGCATCGGCACCGACCACCCCGGCGGCCACCACACCCCGACCTTCGACGTGGACGAGGAGACCATCCGCATCGCCATCGACGTGTTCGGAGAGACTATCGAGCGGTTGGGCCGAGAGGCAGTCTGA
- a CDS encoding Na+/H+ antiporter NhaC family protein yields MSEHDLPDEPADTSRVEFYGGRGLSALPLAIFIVWAIVQSGLLGIGDTSGLVIGMLVGLIVGMLFVKGNWKTYADVIFDGMTQRVAATAVVAWLWAGMFADTIQAGGFVDGLVWAAAAADVGAALFPALTFIFAALLATGIGTGYGTAVAFTSLVFPAGVLLGADPVLLFGAILSGAVFGDNLAPVSDTTIVSAVTQDADIGGVVASRFKYALVAAIFALASYVVAGQAMAGEPLDVGAQATSGVGPLGLAHLLSIVVVIGTAVQGRHIIEAISWGLMVSIALNLVLGLAPASAMLVFRSTSESGIAAALNGLPVFGALVEVAPDATSTVGGSLYTGALGFFPLIVLVLLIVGAAEVMRAGGGFAAIEEWLLANVATTVRRAETTMVIGTALVNATITINTAAEIAIAPFIRTLGERFNINGYRRANILDANTSALGYIFPWGGGVLAGYAAMVQLPQQFDWFTEAMLANPAAVWPYVFHGWFLVAVFLLAAWTGYGLEYVPDRQSEEVARV; encoded by the coding sequence ATGAGTGAACACGACCTCCCCGACGAACCGGCCGACACGTCGCGTGTCGAGTTTTACGGTGGGCGAGGCCTGAGTGCGCTGCCCCTCGCGATATTCATCGTGTGGGCCATCGTCCAGAGTGGCCTCCTCGGCATCGGCGACACGTCCGGTCTCGTCATCGGCATGCTCGTCGGCCTCATCGTCGGCATGCTGTTCGTAAAGGGCAACTGGAAGACCTACGCCGACGTCATCTTCGACGGGATGACCCAACGGGTGGCGGCCACGGCAGTCGTGGCATGGCTCTGGGCCGGGATGTTCGCCGACACGATTCAGGCCGGTGGCTTCGTCGACGGCCTCGTGTGGGCTGCCGCCGCCGCCGACGTGGGCGCCGCGCTCTTCCCCGCACTGACCTTCATCTTCGCCGCCCTCCTCGCGACGGGCATCGGCACCGGCTACGGCACCGCCGTCGCCTTCACGAGCCTCGTCTTCCCGGCGGGCGTCCTCCTCGGCGCCGACCCCGTTCTCCTGTTCGGCGCCATCCTCTCCGGCGCCGTCTTCGGGGACAACCTCGCGCCCGTCTCCGACACCACCATCGTCAGCGCCGTGACGCAGGACGCCGACATCGGCGGCGTCGTCGCCTCGCGGTTCAAGTACGCCCTTGTGGCCGCTATCTTCGCGCTCGCGAGCTACGTCGTCGCCGGACAGGCGATGGCGGGCGAACCACTCGACGTGGGCGCGCAGGCCACCTCGGGCGTCGGCCCCCTCGGCCTCGCGCACCTGCTCTCCATCGTGGTCGTCATCGGCACCGCGGTGCAGGGCCGACACATCATCGAGGCGATTTCGTGGGGGCTGATGGTCTCCATCGCGCTCAACCTCGTCCTCGGTCTCGCCCCGGCGTCGGCGATGCTCGTCTTCCGCTCGACGTCCGAGTCGGGCATCGCGGCGGCGCTCAACGGCCTGCCCGTCTTCGGCGCGCTCGTCGAGGTGGCGCCCGACGCCACCAGCACGGTCGGCGGGAGCCTCTACACCGGGGCGCTCGGCTTCTTCCCGCTCATCGTCCTCGTCTTGCTCATCGTCGGCGCCGCGGAGGTCATGCGCGCCGGCGGTGGCTTCGCCGCCATCGAGGAGTGGCTCTTGGCAAACGTCGCGACGACTGTCCGCCGCGCGGAGACGACGATGGTCATCGGCACCGCCCTCGTCAACGCGACCATCACCATCAACACCGCGGCCGAAATCGCCATCGCACCGTTCATCCGCACCCTCGGTGAGCGGTTCAACATCAACGGCTACCGCCGCGCGAACATCCTCGACGCAAACACCTCCGCGCTCGGGTACATCTTCCCGTGGGGCGGGGGCGTGCTCGCGGGCTACGCCGCCATGGTCCAGCTCCCTCAGCAGTTCGACTGGTTCACCGAGGCGATGCTCGCCAACCCCGCCGCCGTCTGGCCGTACGTCTTCCACGGCTGGTTCCTCGTCGCCGTCTTCCTGCTCGCGGCGTGGACCGGCTACGGCCTCGAATACGTCCCGGACCGGCAGAGTGAGGAGGTGGCTCGCGTATGA
- a CDS encoding DUF7513 family protein, with protein MNFRKLFAGLTFRTNKPTYDAGDELTAFVTGYAEGVARVRIGDTVITLPDAQSGLTDQLVKIRVTEFDDADATGQAELLDVLDRSE; from the coding sequence ATGAACTTCCGCAAACTCTTCGCCGGACTCACCTTCCGGACGAACAAGCCCACCTACGACGCTGGCGACGAACTCACGGCCTTCGTCACGGGCTACGCGGAGGGCGTGGCGCGAGTCCGCATCGGCGACACGGTCATCACGCTGCCCGACGCGCAGTCGGGACTGACCGACCAGCTCGTCAAGATTCGCGTCACCGAGTTCGATGACGCGGATGCGACGGGGCAGGCAGAACTGCTGGACGTCCTCGATAGAAGCGAGTAG
- a CDS encoding uS10/mL48 family ribosomal protein has protein sequence MAFVTKLSFQSGDRDALESLVGDIKDMVERKGAECKGPHSSQPQRLTVPQYRSLAPGDQFQPWDYTTYTRHMEIHGNDEVAGRVGHMEFPDHVHVEIEVDRKKPLGHRQE, from the coding sequence ATGGCCTTCGTCACCAAACTCAGCTTCCAGAGCGGCGACCGGGACGCCCTCGAGTCCCTCGTGGGCGACATCAAGGACATGGTCGAACGCAAGGGCGCCGAATGCAAGGGACCCCACTCTTCCCAGCCCCAACGACTCACCGTTCCACAGTACCGCTCGCTCGCCCCCGGCGACCAGTTCCAGCCGTGGGATTACACCACCTACACGCGGCACATGGAGATTCACGGGAACGACGAGGTGGCGGGCCGGGTCGGCCACATGGAGTTCCCGGACCACGTCCACGTCGAAATCGAAGTCGACCGTAAGAAACCGCTCGGCCACCGACAGGAGTAG
- a CDS encoding bis(5'-nucleosyl)-tetraphosphatase, with protein sequence MTVEATSAGAILFRDTRGHREYLLLKSRPGDWEFPKGGVEGDEELQQTAIREVSEEAGIEDFRLIDGFRKEYDYVFEAGGDTIHKTVHLFIARSFEASAELSNEHRDLQWRDYDQAINTITQDGPREILEDAHDYLDDLVAEVDDGDGERTYLG encoded by the coding sequence ATGACGGTCGAAGCGACTAGCGCTGGAGCCATCCTCTTCCGCGACACCCGCGGCCACCGGGAGTACCTCCTCCTGAAGAGCCGTCCGGGGGACTGGGAGTTCCCCAAAGGCGGGGTCGAAGGCGACGAGGAGCTCCAGCAGACTGCGATCAGAGAAGTGAGCGAGGAAGCCGGCATCGAGGATTTCCGACTCATCGACGGCTTCCGGAAGGAGTACGACTACGTCTTCGAGGCCGGTGGCGACACCATCCACAAGACGGTCCACCTGTTCATCGCCCGGTCGTTCGAGGCGAGCGCCGAGCTCTCGAACGAGCACCGCGACCTGCAGTGGCGCGACTACGACCAGGCCATCAACACCATCACGCAGGACGGCCCCCGTGAAATCCTCGAAGACGCCCACGACTATCTCGACGACCTCGTCGCCGAAGTCGACGATGGTGACGGCGAGCGAACGTATCTCGGGTAG
- a CDS encoding DUF5787 family protein: protein MTAPGDAEFGFELVTCRWAERAWPPDRETDAVPVVARQLGTQRRRWDTVVVEADPDALAARAAFGADTLDSDLLHIVRNAPAEWAWYRDALPDPGYPWRYVRAAIHRAADRGVVEKRRDGNRIQIRQIAPYPDWVRRIVAIENKPDLDASAARALADQLDHDVSTALADEVWVATEATGAAVEPALLEDLPVEAGVLALEFDGDGVADDTVAWHPASLDPTTDTSLSAEEKAEKRLEIAERAYGSGWRSYVETMRPDCRWFELREVHDAFVPWCAAKETHPTAAECSGSCPEFQPEPPAWRTRGWPIEGGPGKGIKRLLARRRRDRR from the coding sequence ATGACCGCCCCCGGCGACGCCGAGTTCGGCTTCGAACTCGTCACCTGTCGGTGGGCCGAGCGCGCGTGGCCGCCCGACCGCGAGACGGACGCCGTCCCCGTCGTCGCGCGTCAACTCGGCACTCAGCGGCGGCGCTGGGACACCGTCGTCGTCGAAGCCGACCCCGACGCTCTCGCCGCCCGCGCCGCCTTCGGTGCGGACACACTCGACTCCGACCTCCTCCACATCGTCCGCAACGCGCCCGCCGAATGGGCGTGGTATCGCGATGCGCTCCCCGACCCGGGCTATCCGTGGCGGTACGTCCGCGCGGCGATTCACCGCGCCGCCGACCGCGGCGTCGTCGAGAAACGCCGCGACGGCAACCGCATCCAGATTCGACAAATTGCACCGTACCCCGACTGGGTTCGGCGCATCGTCGCCATCGAGAACAAACCCGACTTGGACGCCAGCGCGGCGCGAGCGCTCGCCGACCAACTCGACCACGACGTGTCGACGGCCCTCGCCGACGAGGTGTGGGTCGCCACCGAGGCGACGGGGGCGGCGGTCGAACCCGCCTTGCTCGAAGACCTCCCCGTCGAAGCGGGCGTTCTGGCGCTCGAATTCGACGGTGACGGCGTCGCCGACGACACCGTCGCGTGGCACCCGGCGTCGCTCGACCCGACGACGGACACGTCGCTCTCGGCTGAGGAGAAGGCGGAAAAGCGCCTCGAAATCGCCGAGCGAGCCTACGGGTCGGGCTGGCGGTCGTACGTCGAGACGATGCGCCCGGACTGTCGGTGGTTCGAACTCCGCGAGGTCCACGACGCCTTCGTCCCATGGTGTGCGGCGAAGGAGACACACCCGACCGCGGCGGAGTGTTCGGGCTCCTGTCCGGAGTTCCAGCCCGAACCGCCAGCGTGGCGGACGCGAGGGTGGCCCATCGAGGGGGGGCCGGGGAAGGGAATCAAGCGCCTGCTGGCCCGGCGGCGACGCGACCGGCGTTAG
- a CDS encoding DUF5797 family protein: MTLSAAERDRLADIVRLQPTKNKELQERWEMESGSEVHGYLEEHLSDYYYRNENSYICATPEAAEVTGVEPGMEGGEDGPQIIRVPELEAQVFEVVAGPDDRAESVVSVLQKVREAFDADPDVDAVREALQSLRRKGVVEAVYRTVPTFKLAVERDDVDVEVV; this comes from the coding sequence ATGACACTGTCGGCAGCGGAGCGCGACCGGCTGGCGGACATCGTCCGCCTCCAGCCGACGAAGAACAAGGAACTACAGGAGCGGTGGGAGATGGAGAGCGGCAGCGAAGTCCACGGCTATCTCGAAGAGCATCTCAGCGACTACTACTACCGGAACGAGAACAGCTACATCTGCGCGACGCCCGAGGCCGCCGAGGTCACGGGCGTCGAACCCGGCATGGAGGGCGGCGAGGACGGCCCGCAGATAATCCGCGTCCCCGAACTCGAAGCGCAGGTGTTCGAGGTGGTCGCTGGCCCCGACGACCGAGCCGAGAGCGTCGTGAGCGTGCTCCAGAAGGTCCGCGAGGCCTTCGACGCCGACCCCGACGTCGACGCCGTCCGCGAAGCGCTCCAGAGCCTCCGGCGCAAGGGCGTCGTCGAAGCCGTCTACCGAACCGTCCCGACGTTCAAACTCGCCGTCGAGCGCGACGACGTAGACGTCGAAGTCGTCTAA
- a CDS encoding enoyl-CoA hydratase/isomerase family protein yields MSTVTLDIADGIARLTVDRPDALNAMNTATLDEIEAAIATAEDEDARVLILTGAGDDAFIAGADIDYMKEFSTPEALEYAERGQGVVRDIQSFPGVTIAAINGYAFGGGCEFALACDLRVASERAVIGQTEIDLGIIPGWGGTQLLQRLVPDETARRLIFFGERLDASDAHEQGLVGEVVAHDELYDHVDELAVELAEKPRHALYAAKEALNAYHETGGEGAMTVERRAWSGLFGTADQREGMAAFVEKRDPDFE; encoded by the coding sequence ATGTCCACCGTCACGCTCGATATCGCCGACGGCATCGCCCGACTCACGGTCGACCGCCCCGACGCGCTGAACGCGATGAACACGGCGACGCTCGACGAAATCGAGGCCGCCATCGCGACGGCCGAAGACGAAGACGCGCGCGTCCTGATTCTCACCGGCGCGGGCGACGACGCCTTCATCGCCGGCGCCGACATCGACTACATGAAGGAGTTCTCGACGCCCGAGGCGCTCGAATACGCCGAGCGCGGGCAGGGTGTCGTCCGCGACATCCAGTCGTTCCCCGGCGTCACCATCGCCGCCATCAACGGCTACGCCTTCGGCGGCGGCTGTGAGTTCGCGCTGGCCTGTGACCTGCGGGTGGCGAGCGAGCGAGCCGTCATCGGCCAGACCGAAATCGACCTCGGCATCATCCCCGGGTGGGGCGGCACCCAACTCCTCCAGCGTCTCGTCCCCGACGAGACGGCGCGGCGCCTCATCTTCTTCGGCGAGCGTCTCGACGCCAGCGACGCCCACGAGCAGGGACTGGTCGGCGAGGTGGTCGCCCACGACGAACTGTACGACCACGTCGACGAACTGGCGGTCGAGCTGGCCGAGAAGCCGCGTCACGCCCTCTACGCCGCGAAAGAGGCGCTCAACGCCTACCACGAGACGGGTGGCGAGGGCGCGATGACCGTCGAGCGCCGCGCGTGGAGCGGCCTGTTCGGCACGGCAGACCAGCGCGAGGGGATGGCGGCCTTCGTCGAGAAGCGCGACCCGGACTTCGAGTAG